The Primulina eburnea isolate SZY01 chromosome 12, ASM2296580v1, whole genome shotgun sequence genome includes the window CGTTGCATGACATACTGAATACTCTGCCATCTATGTTTTCTGCTTTTCAGGCTTCGAGTTCCACTTGTTCCGAGACATTGACTCAGGTAAGAAATTTCAAGGGACAGAAAGAAAGATTGGATAGCCTACTCTCCGAGAGAACAACTGCCTTATCCATTTTGCATCAAAAGACTACAGAGTTTGATGCCAAGGAGGAACTAGTGAAGAAACTAGAAACGGAACTCGCTCAACACAAAGCTGATATGGTAACTCTTCTGCACGAGAGTGAGGATGTAAAAGCCTCCTCCGATAAACTCAAGCTCGACATTCAATGTCTGGGTGATGATTTGATGAATCAGAAACAAGCCTATCAACAGTGGGAGGATGACTTGAGGGCTGCTGAACAAACTCGAGCCGAGTGCCTGTCCAAATGGGAAGAATTGCGCCAACTTGACCTTTCTTGATACTCCGTCTCATCTTTATGGCGATCTCAGTTTATGTTTGGTGTTTTTGGGAATTTTCTAGAACATTAATGTAATGTTTTCTTGACATATTACACTTTTTTGCCATGATTTGGCTTGTTCTTTTGTTTCGTGAATGTTGGTGAATGATTAGAACTCAATTTTGCTGTTAGAATATAATTTTGTTTGGACATCTGTTGCTTGGGGGCTTGTTGCAGGTATTCACATTTTGGCATAATACATTTATAAGggaaactctgccaaaattttTCCAAAAAGTGAACCTCATAACGACGCAAACCAACGCAAATCAACACATATTCCCAATGAACGGCCAAACCATATGGTTCCTGTTAAAGTTCAGCGAAGTTTCAAGTCCTGTACTAAATGAACTTCGTTCTGTCGTCGATTTGGCCCACTAGCACCATGACCATTTTACCTAAACTAATTACAACGGACTCCAtgagcctaatttatttatttacatgtATTTCATCACTATTTACAAATAAGTTCAACAAGGAATGGCTTAAAAGCCGATTCCTTACATATTCATATGAACTCCTTACAAATTAATTACGACAGATCTAAACAAAGTGGCCATTTAGCCTACTTAGTACTGCACTCCTTTGCATCCCGCTTCATGAACCCTTCGGCTCCGACATCTCCACCCAACTACTGGGATAATAGTGCTTTAAATACTTGCCATTGATGCATCTTCTATGTGGCCTCCCATCCAGACTGGACAACCAGTATGCGTTTCCATCTAAAACTCGATAAACTTTGAATGGCCCTTCCCAATTGGGCGACCATTTGCCGAATTCCCTGTCTTTGGATCCAAGAGGTAGGATCACCTTCCAAACCACGTCCtcttcttcaaatattttcttgttCACACGTTTATTGTAACTTCTGGCCACCTTGGACTTCTGCAGCATCAAAGCATTATATGTCTACATTCTCAGCTCATCCAAATCCTCAAGTTCCATGATCATAGCTTCAGTGTAACTCTTTGGTTCCAAATCATTTTGCTTCATTACTCTCAAAGAAGGGACTACCACTTCCATAGGCAACACTGCATCATGCCCATAAGTCAAGGTGAAAGGGCTTGTGCCAGTAGCACTTCTCTTTGATGTCCGATAAGCCCATAAAGTTTCTGATAACAGACGGTGCCAATCTCGGGGGTTATCTTCCATCATctttttcaatattttgatCAATACTTGATTTGAAGCTTCAGCTTGATCATTGGACTGGGGATAATGAGGTGAAGAATTGATCAACTGGATTCCATAATCCTCGGCAAATTCCTTCATTTCTGACCCCACGAACATAGTTCCCTGGTCAGTGGTGATCGATTGCGGGATTCCAAATCTGTGAATAATATGTTCCTTCACGAATGTCACAACATCTCTCTGTTCCACCTTCTTCATAGGAAGGGCTTCGACCCACTTGGTGAAAAAATCGGTAGCCACAATTATAAAGGAATGTCCTTTTGATGAAGGAGGATAAATTTTCCCTATCAGGTCTATGGCCCACCCCTGAAAGGGCCATGGTTTTATGACGGCATGCAATTCATCAGCTGGTATTCTCTGGATATTTCCGTGTTTTTGGCACCGTTGACATCCTCTCGAATATCTTATACAGTCCTTCAGCATCGATGGCCAGTAATGGCCATGTCTGCGGATTAACCACCTCATTTTAAACCCCGACTGGTGTGCTCCACATATTCCCTCATGGACTTGCTGCATTACTCGCATGGCCTCTGGGAAACCCAAACATCGCAACAACAAACCATCATCCCCTTTCCTGTACAGTTCATCTCCCATCAAGATATAATGTAAGGTCCTTACCTTCAAACCATAATGCACCTTCTGTTCAGGATTTCTCAATGCATCTTTTATCTCATCCCTCCAATCTCCAGCGAGGTCAACATCAATATCGAAAGTATCTACTTGTATTCCACACTGTTGAATTGAAGGGTGATTTCTTTTTTGTATCAACAAGAGTTTGTGGGTGAGCTCGGGCGACATCTTTAAACCGGAAGCAATTTGAGCCAATTCATCAGCTTCCCAATTGTCTTGCCTTGGCACATGTTGGAATGTCACATCTTCAAAATCATCAAGAAGCTGTGAAGCAGCAATAAAGTAAGGGGCCAACGCCAAACTCGAACATTTATACTCCCCTGACATCTGCTTGAGAACCAACTGGGAATCTCCTATAATCAATAAATCTTTAGCGCCCAAATCTCGTAAAATCTCCAAACCAATCACTAATGCTTCATATTCAGCCTGATTATTGGTGCAAGGGAAGTCTAGGTTGAATGACAAGGCAGTCTTCACACCCGTTGGGGATGTTATCACGACTCCCACCCCTGATGCCCTCTCAGTGCTGGAGCCATCAAACTTTAATATCCAAGGCTGATCGACATATAATACTGGAATATCTACTGGTGCACTCCCTGCCGCGTCAACCATAGGGTGGTCTGCCAAAAAATCTGCAATGGCTTGGCCTTTCATGGATTTTTGGGGACAATAAATCAATGTAAATTCAGCCAAAGCCAGCGACCATTTGCCAATTCTCCCAGTCAAGATAGGCCTGTGAAGCATGTATTTGACAAGATCTGTCTGTGAAATCACATAAACTCTTGAATGAATCAGGTAATGCCGCAGTTTAGTACATGAATAATACAACGCCAAACACAACTTTTCTACGGCTGAATATCTAACTTCCACCTCTGTTAATGAACGACTCAGATAATAAATGGCCTGCTCATGATTCTCTTTATTATTTTGTGCTAAAAGACATCCAATAGAATCCTGAGCGGCCAATATGTACAATTTGAGGGGAAAACCATGTTTTGGGGGCATCAAAACAGGAGGTTTAGACAAATACTCTTTTATTTTATCAAAGGCTTCTTGGTGACATTTTTCCCATTTAAATTCTTCCGATTCTTTCAACTTTAATAATAGAGAAAATTCACGAGTTTTACCTGCCAGGTTCGAAATAAATCTTCTTAAATAATTTACCTGGCCGAGGAATCTTTGTAGCTCCTTCTTATTTTTCGGTGGCATCGCTGCCATAATAGCTTTAGCCTTATTTTTGTCCACCTCTACTCCTCGTTGGTGAACCAAAAACCCAAGGAAATTCCCAGCCTGTACACCGAAAGCACATTTCAAAGGATTCAACTTCAAGTTGTGTTGCCTCATCCTTATAAAACTCTTCTCGAGATGGCAAAGGTGATCTGCTGCTTTTCTTGATTTCACAACAATGTCGTCAATGTATACCTCCAAGCATTGACCAATCATGTCATGGAAAATGGTATTCATGGCCCTTTGGTAGGTTGCCCCtgcattttttaatccaaatggcataacaagCCATTCAAACGTGCCAATCGCTCCAGGGCATCTAAAAGCTGTCTTGGATACATCCTCCTCTGCTATTTTTATTTGGTTGTATCCTGAAAATCCATCCATAAATGACATCAACTCATTTTTTGCCACTGCATCAATTAACATATCAGCTACTGGCATGACATAAATATCTTTCGGGGTGGCACAATTTAAATCTCTGAAATCTATGCAAACTCGAAGCTTCCCATTCTTTTTCATGACCGGGACTATGTTTGCCAGCCACTCCGTGTACCTTATCGGACGGATGAATTTTGCTTTAAGCAATTTTTCAATTTCTTCTTTCACCCTTGCTTCAATCGCCTTGGACATCCTTCTAGCCGGCTGTTGGTATGGTTTGAAACCATCTTTAATTGGTAGTCGATGTTCCACCAATTTACGGTCTATACCAGGCATATCCTCATATTCCCATGCGAAACAATCTTTGAATTCTGTGAGAAGTTTCACAATTCCCTTTTGCATCTCTTCCCCCAATAAATCACTGATGTACGTGGGTTTAGGGCATTCCACAGTTCCCAGATTCACCTCTTTCAAAGGGTCTTGAGTCTCCGGCTGCCGATCTTCCATTTGAGCCGGAGCTAAGACTATGTCTTCCAATTGTAACTCTATTTCCTCACTAATATCAAATCCGTCTTCAAATATTACTTCAGTTCCATCAATGTCCCATAATTCCTGAGATTGGATTTCAGTCACCAGCTGCTGCAATGTGGCTTTCCACTCGGAAGTTGCAGCCACTTCCATTTCTTCTTTAGTGAACTTAATCATCGACCACCTCGATAATAGGTCGAACCATGGGTCTAGGAGAGACCATGGCAATGGGTTTGAGAATTTTTTCAACTGCTTCCCTTACTTTCTTGGTGTCCATGTAGACTGCTCCTTGCTGCCCATTCACCTTGTAATCATGAATTCTGATAGGTCCGAAGGCTCCATCACAGTATCTAGCTTCTACTGCGTTGGAGTTTGACTGATACGGCTGTGAATCAGCCTGTACCACTTCCACTTCGTCCCCTTTCCACATCAACAATAACTGGTGCATGGATGACGGTACACAATGATTGGTGTGAATCCAATCTCTTCCTAACAAAGCGTGGAAACTAGCACTGGAATTTACCACAAAAAAGGCTGACAACGAAGATCGGGAGCCTACAGTGATGTTTGCTGGCAACACCCCAAGAGTTTTTGTAGACTCCCCGGTAAAGGCTGCCACAGAAACTTCGGTGGGAATCAAATCCTCCACCTCCTTCCCCAATTTCTGAAGAATTCTGTACGGCAAAATATTCACAGCAGACCCATTATCTATTAACACTCTAGACAATGGCTTTCCATTCACATGCGCTACGATATAGAGTGGTTTAATATGCTGAGTCATTTCATTTGTGGGTCGTTTCATCAATACTCTTTTCTCTTCATCGACAAAAACACCAACACTTTCATTCAAAATCTCAGTCTGAACAGGTTGTGTACCATTTTGATTTCCAGCGAACACTTCGGACTCGCACATCCTTTTGCGTTTGAATTCCTCTGGCAACATTAACGAGCCAGTGGCACATTCAAATGAAATCAAAATCTGCCTCACTTTGACAGTAGCCCTCTTGACTGGTTCACTGTCTTCCTCCGATAATAGATCATCATCTTCCTCCTCATTATCTTCAGTAGCCTTTCTCccaaattttttcttctctttaaaTGACTCCTCTACCCCAGACCTACGTTCAGCagctttttctctcaacaaACGTCGTTTTTGGGTTCTAGAAAGAGGCTTTGGGAATTTTGGATGTTCTACTCGCCTCCATACACCATCAGGGATTGCTCTGGGAGGAACAACAAAGCGAGAATTCCTCTCATATTTTTTATCAGTGTTCATAAGAGATGGCCTCTGTATTATCTTATGAGATGACTGCTGGCCACTTCTTCTCTCGTTATTCATCGACCAAGAATATGGGCTCCTTCTGAGGTACTGGTTCACCGGCCTCCTGGCCATGGATTCCCTGTCATACCTCATATTCCTTCCAGTATAATGCAGATCTTCCTCACTGTAATAGCGGTCTTTTCCTTGACAAGTTTCTGATTTCTTCTCTTTAACCTCAAACATCATTTTCCGAGGCACCCAACACTTCTTTACAGTAATTCTCGGCCTAATGGACATGTCCCTGTTTCCACTCCTCCTCCTCTCATTGATCAAGAAGCGCAAGTCAGTACTGCTCATATTCACATTGGCTATCGGGGGAAAAGGATCTTCATCCACGATCATTGCCTCTTTTTTCTCGGGGAATTTCAAGATCCCCTTGTTGATTCTTTCCTGCAAGACATTCTTGAAAGCCCAACAAGCATTAGTATTATGATTGAAGGAATTGTGGTACTTACAGTAATCTCTCCCTTTCAATTCCTCCCTAGTGGGCAGCTTATGGTCTGGGGGGAATGTTATAAACTTTTCCTTCACTAAATGATTAAAGATTTCCTCCGTCCTTGATGCATCGAACGTATAGGGAGTTTGCGCTGGAGGCATGTTTTTCTTGGAAAATTCTTCATTCTTGCGCTTCAACAATGGGACAGTGCGTGATCCAGAATTTGCTACTTCTGCCAACGCAATTTCCTCCACTTCCTGGAAATAAGAGCCCACTGTAGACTTTCTTTTATGACTCTCCTCTCGTAACAATTCCTCATACTCTGACACTTTGGCAGCAAGTTCATAAAAATCACGGAATTCCATCCCTTGGAACTtctttctaagttcaaaatcaagTCCTCGCTGTGCCATCTTCACGTACTCTGATTCAGGGAGGAAAACTCGGCATCTGCTTCTCACCTTCTTGAATTCGCAAATAAAATCATTAGCGGATTCCCCCGATTTTTGGACCACCCTTGACAACTCCGCTATACTGATCTCCGGCATTGTTCTGAAGAATTGTGTATGGAACTGACGTTCCATATCATGCCAAGTCATTATAGAGTTCCGAGGCAGCGTTGCATACCATGTGAAAGCAGTGCTGGTCAAGGAATTGGGGAACAAACGTAACTTGTAATTACAAAAGTTCTCCAAATTTGCCAATTCCCCGCACTGAATTGTAAACCTCGCCACATGTTCTACGCTGGACAGACCGTCTTCCCCGGAGTATAACGTGAAGTCTGGAATGCGGTATCCTCTTGGATAAGGGTTGTCACGATCCACAACATCAGGATACGGTTTATGGAATTCTGGTCGGTTAATTGGCCTCACTCCTGGGCCATACAACTCTTGAATAACATCACGTACCATCTCAAAATCCACAACTGGAGTTTGTCGTAACTGGTAAGGAGGATAGATTGCCCCCCGGGCGTTATTCCCTGAACTGGCGCTGGAAATCCACGCATTCCCCCATCACCATACATCCCTGGATGTGAGTTAGGAGACGTCACGGAGAACACATTACCAGCCATTTGTTGGCCATTGTTGCAGTTTTGGAACTTCAATCCCAATTCTTCATCCCTCTTGTGCGGAGGAGTGTATCTCCCTCCCCTGGAAGATTCTGGAATTCGTGTTTCCCCCAAGCGGCGATTTTCACCTGCTTGAGAAATTCCTGATCCCTGGCCTTGATCTTTTAGCAATTTAACGTCAGTTTCTTGGAGTTCAGCATTTTCTGGTGTAACAGCCTCTCCTCTTACAGATTTccttcattccttcatttctgccaCAAATTCCATCATAACAGTAGAGAAAGTTTGGGTCATTTCCTTGAAATCACAGCGGATATTTTTCTCCATAGCCAACATAAAGTTCAGCGAAGACCCGTCACCACCGGAAATAGCAATTCCTTCTTTCATAGTTTCTTCCTCGAACTGGTGTACAAGCCTTTCAATCGTTCTTCCTTCTGCATCAGTTTCTTCCTCCTGTGAACGATGATTTTTCCCATGTGATGGAGGAATTCCTTCATTCTTCTCAGTACGCTTTGGAGGCATTTGGTCCCACTGGGCGTGCCAACTTGTTTGTCACGAaaatttgcgggcgtgccaggcacgtgtTCGTGCCAAATTTGTGAAATAATCTGACTTCGTTTACCAAGCGTTGCGGGTCTCGATTCGGCCGTAAGTTCTAACTCCTTCGAAATGGCTCAAAAACGTAAACACGAAATAAGGAATATGACAAATTTATAGAAGGAATCCATTAAcaacatcaaatttaattacGTTGCTATGAATTTGAACGACATTATCACAAGAAAGTTGGAGGAATATGCGAAATATGAAGAaactaaaatactggaaaatgaaaaatgagCGTGCAATTGATGATAGAATTCTGCAGAGCTTTTACTGTAGATTTTTGTGTGTAGTTGTTGAGAGAGTTTTTTGATCGTCTTCATCCACTTTCGTTCCACTCTGCACGACAGTTTTCCCTTCCCCCGTCACTCCACGTTCTTCCACTTCCTTCCACGTCGGGCCGTGGCAGCGAACTGCTATCACGTTTCTTCACTGGGCCATTGGGCTTTTTCTCTGTTTGGGCTTTATCTCTTGGGCTTCCAAGACTTTGGCTAAATCACTATAAGTTGGGTAATGGCTCATTTATTTGGACTAAAcagtaatatttaaaaataaattaaataataagaaCAACAAAACGATAATAATGAGTTAGTGCAGAAGGGAACATGCTCTATTTTTGTCGAAGTTGTGTCATTTTGTGAAAAAATAGAAACTATACGAATTTTATTACGAATATGTGAAAAGTATTCACATTTGGAAATATCTCGATAGATTTTGATCCAACGGTTGAAAACTAGTCCCACTTTATACCCACTCATGTGCTTTTGAGCCAGCGCACGTGGGGGTCTACTCCATttgtatataataaaaatttatgtgagatgatctcacagctcgtattttatgagacgagtctcttatttagatcatgcatgaaaaaatattattttttatgctcagagtattactttttattgtgaatatgaaaagggttgactcatctcacacataaagattcgtgagaccgtctcgtaAGAATCTTACTCTATACACACATAATACCATTTATTGTGTTGGCAAGGACAAGTATGAAATTTTTGTACAATCAACCGTTCATTTATTGACTCACATGATATCTGGCTCTGCATGTGTGGTCCTACTCATTTTACCAATTCCATCAACTTTACTTTTGCTCTtttctaattatatatatattaattttacttaaaaaaattGCGATCCATCATTTAATTTGGCATGAAGGAAACatataaaattcaattttttttttgttactttttccacaaaattttatttgACACCTCAATTCTTAAAGTAGCAACAAAATTTTGTTGAAATGAAGTTATAGAGAGTAGTAATGCTTAAtttaaaaaagacaaaaaatttgtgtgagacggtctcacggatcatattttgtgatacagatatttatttggataatccatgaaaaagtactactttttatgctaagagtattactttttattgtgaatatggacggggttgatccgtctcacagattgagatccgttagacggtctcacatgagacctactctttaaaAAAGTGGTTGGGTCATGATGGCTATGATTTTATTGTtccaaatataaaataataatataatagttTTATatgaaattcaaattatttattatttatttatttatctgaAATACAAGTATTCAAGTTGACAAAGTGTAGTGTTGGTTCATTTGTTGTGAGCTTTCATTTAATaacattaaataattggaaACTAAATTAGATACACTCATGAGAGGTCCTACCATTTCCTCTAAGCTCCCTACCGGGTTTTGTTCATGTCATCCATATAGATAGTACTCTTATACGTTCATCATATGACATGTTTGCTGATCAGTCGATACATTATGATCGTTCATTCAATCATGatgtatatataaataagtAATCATTATTTATCATTCAATACATGTGTCATGTACTGAGTTGATGATTAAAtctattatattaaattaaataacttacCTCATAATCCTCCTCGATAGTCACTATTAAAACCTATCATTTTTGCATATAAACATCATCCAATGTCCAAGAAAAATGAAGATCCCTTCCATTTTCAAGAATAGAAAGGCAATGCAACCATGGCAATGGCCCTCATGCAAGCAACCCAAAACCCTTTCTTTTCGAGCAGGCGATCATGACAACATGTTCAAGACCGTTAACTCTATGTATCTCGACCCGACCTACATGGTGGAGACCTCGGAATCTTGGTTCACCAACACCTCGGATAGCGCGAGCTTTTCGACTGATGAGTTCTCCCAGGAGAACACGAATTCGGGGGCGGAGTGGTTGGAGACGGTCATCCGTGGGGTGAGACTATCGGAGAGGCTGTTTTTCGAGCCCGGAGACACGAGTTCTATACTCAAAGTGGATGAGAAGAATCATCAAGGAGCGTTGCCATTCAAAGAAAGCGTGGCATTGGCATTGGAATCCAGTGATCCCTACATGGATTTCAAGAAATCCATGCAAGAAATGGTGGAGAGTCAAGGGTTAAAGGATTGGGACTGCTTGGAAGAGTTGTTGGGATGGTATTTGAAGATGAATGGGAAGATGAATCATCGTTACATCGTCGGTGCATTCGTAGATTTGCTTGTTGGACTCGCTTCTGCCTCTCCTACTACGGAATCCTCCGCCATTCTGTGCCGTAACTCAGACTCCACTTCCTATTCGTCGGCCGCCTCATCTTTCTCGTCTTCTCCACTCTCTCCGACACTGGTAGTAGGTCCAGAGAGAGCCATCGACGAGGAAAATATTGTATTACAACCTTAACGTAACTTTCAATGCATCTTAATTTTGTGTGTATAGTAATTAATATTTCACTTGTTAGAACCTGTAAAAACAAGTACTTTTCCCCCAATCTCCTTTTCTACACACAGTTCTTTGAAACATAACTTATTTTTGGATTCATGACGAACATCTGGTAATTTTATGGACTTTACGACACATATCAGTTCGAATAACAAAAAAATCAAGAGTTTTTGCAacctatgaattttcttttcacaaatTTATGAAAGAAATAGGAATCACTACCTAAATATGGTGGACAAATTATAGCTGTAGGAAAATTTGAATCGACTGGATggtagcaaaaacttgtgtgagacggtctcacgagccgtattttgtgagaagaatatcttatttggatcattcattaaaaaatattactttttatgctaaaatattattttttattgtgaatatcagtagagttgaccagtctcacaaataaagattcgtgagaccgtcttacaagagacttactctgaTTATTTGTATTGCATGGATGGTCATTTTGAAACATATGGAGCAATTTATTTCCAAGTTGCTGAACTAGCATATTTAATTAgcatttttaattttgaaaagttCTCgcagaaaataatattaatgcatcatttaatatttcaaaatatataagaaataaatacataattaaattcaaagtcttttctttttttcaaaaaaaaaaaaaatttaaatttgtatCCCTCGAAAATATAAACTAAATTTAAGTATTAacattgattatatcatttgatttgatttcagttatagttttatatattttatatatatttaatctCACTACTTTCTATCATATtaactaaaatataatttcttttttaaagaatgtcttgaattttttaaatatagacCGTCAATAAATTGCTATTACTATGTTGCAGTTCAATCCAGATGCAAGTGTAATCACACCATTGTTAACACACTGTCTGCACCACAGTAGGCGATCTT containing:
- the LOC140807571 gene encoding transcription repressor OFP13-like, whose translation is MKIPSIFKNRKAMQPWQWPSCKQPKTLSFRAGDHDNMFKTVNSMYLDPTYMVETSESWFTNTSDSASFSTDEFSQENTNSGAEWLETVIRGVRLSERLFFEPGDTSSILKVDEKNHQGALPFKESVALALESSDPYMDFKKSMQEMVESQGLKDWDCLEELLGWYLKMNGKMNHRYIVGAFVDLLVGLASASPTTESSAILCRNSDSTSYSSAASSFSSSPLSPTLVVGPERAIDEENIVLQP